The Medicago truncatula cultivar Jemalong A17 chromosome 4, MtrunA17r5.0-ANR, whole genome shotgun sequence genome includes a region encoding these proteins:
- the LOC11439569 gene encoding putative pectate lyase 2 isoform X1, whose translation MAISTSLLLLSCFLLPIVLSFVNAYSKENYYNTNKPYLNKIDSCWRAKPNWALNRKALADCAIGFGKDSIGGKYGAIYIVTDSSDDPANPKPGTLRYGAIQTKPLWIIFERNMVLTLKNELIMNSYKTIDGRGVKVEIGNGPCITIQGVSHVIIHGISIHDCKPSKAGLVRSTPDHVGRRRGADGDAISIFASSNIWIDHCFLARSTDGLIDIIHASTAITISNNYFTQHDKVMLLGHNDEYTADKIMKVTIVFNRFGSGLIERMPRVRFGYAHVVNNKYDQWQMYAIGGSANPTILSEGNFYNAPNDHTKKTDYQEGIKGKLEELEMEIFKGLFFKWCLFYTIWIWKLCTKLYTCSIFCGCSRLYGTCYNSQCRSIELFCWEVMLI comes from the exons ATGGCCATTTCAACTTCACTCCTCTTACTTTCATGCTTCTTACTACCAATTGTTCTAAGCTTTGTTAATGCCTATTCCAAAGAGAACTACTATAACACTAACAAACCATACCTCAACAAGATAGATTCTTGTTGGCGCGCCAAACCGAATTGGGCGTTGAATCGAAAAGCCTTAGCTGATTGTGCTATTGGTTTTGGCAAAGATTCAATTGGAGGCAAATATGGTGCAATATATATTGTTACAGATTCCTCCGATGACCCTGCAAATCCAAAACCAGGTACACTTCGTTATGGCGCGATACAAACGAAGCCGCTTTGGATCATTTTCGAAAGGAACATGGTTCTTACTCTAAAGAATGAACTTATTATGAATAGTTACAAGACTATTGATGGTAGAGGAGTTAAAGTTGAGATTGGAAATGGACCTTGTATTACAATACAAGGTGTTAGTCATGTTATTATACATGGAATTAGCATTCATGATTGTAAACCAAGTAAAGCTGGACTTGTTAGAAGTACTCCTGATCATGTCGGCCGTCGTCGAGGTGCCGATGGCGATGCTATTAGTATATTTGCTTCCTCAAATATTTGGATTGATCATTGCTTTTTGGCTCGTTCAACTGATGGACTAATTGATATTATTCATGCCTCAACTGCTATTACCATTTCTAACAATTACTTCACCCAGCATGACAAA GTTATGTTGCTAGGACACAATGATGAATACACTGCAGATAAGATAATGAAAGTAACAATAGTCTTCAATCGGTTTGGCAGTGGGCTAATTGAAAGGATGCCAAG GGTAAGATTTGGTTATGCTCATGTGGTGAACAACAAATATGATCAGTGGCAAATGTATGCTATAGGAGGAAGTGCTAACCCAACCATTTTAAGTGAAGGCAACTTTTATAATGCACCAAATGACCATACTAAAAAA ACAGATTACCAAGAGGGAATCAAAGGGAAATTGGAAGAGTTGGAAATGGAGATCTTCAAAGGATTATTTTTCAAATGGTGCTTATTTTATACCATCTGGATATGGAAGTTGTGCACCAAATTATACACCTGCTCAATCTTTTGTGGCTGTTCCAGGTTATATGGTACCTGCTATAACTCTCAATGCAGGTCCATTGAGTTGTTTTGTTGGGAGGTCATGTTAATATAG
- the LOC11438635 gene encoding wall-associated receptor kinase 2 produces the protein MMSFHLIITKKQKPILLLSIIQLIYLFSILTKSQSTLCRTSCGSIPIQYPFSIDDGCGSPYYRFILSCSDTQKLELRTPSGRYPIHNVSYIDPHIVVTDPFMWNCEDGVNYRPTRPFSLDTSTRFKLSSQNQYIFFNCSEEKVIVKPKPVFCEQFPEHCDSSCDSASYLCRHLPECSFAMSGSSCCSYKPKATESLRLMLEYCTSYASVYWRNVGAPQLYDQVPQYGIRIDFDIPVTTRCLQCQDQSKGGGGTCGFDTQTQSFLCLCKEGNFTTHCNDHENARHSRNVHVIAGTVTAISAFGALGIGGGIWYLKKMKAKAPVTCGVQSNENRLF, from the exons ATGATGAGTTTCCATCTAATtatcacaaaaaaacaaaaaccaatctTATTACTATCAATAATTCAACTCATTTACTTATTCTCCATTCtcacaaaatctcaatccaCCCTTTGTAGAACTTCATGTGGTTCCATTCCAATCCAATATCCTTTTTCCATTGATGATGGCTGTGGAAGTCCATATTACAGATTCATTCTTTCTTGTTCTGATACACAAAAGCTTGAACTAAGAACACCTTCTGGTAGATACCCTATTCATAATGTTAGCTATATTGATCCACACATTGTAGTCACTGATCCATTCATGTGGAACTGTGAAGACGGTGTCAATTATCGACCAACAAGACCATTTAGTTTAGACACAAGCACACGTTTCAAGCTTTCGTCTCAAAATCAGTATATTTTCTTCAATTGTAGTGAAGAAAAAGTTATTGTAAAACCAAAGCCTGTGTTTTGTGAACAATTTCCTGAACACTGTGATTCATCTTGTGATAGTGCTAGTTATCTTTGTAGACATTTGCCAGAGTGTTCTTTTGCGATGAGTGGTAGTTCTTGTTGTTCTTATAAACCTAAAGCTACTGAATCATTGAGGTTGATGCTTGAGTATTGTACAAGTTATGCTAGTGTTTATTGGAGAAATGTTGGAGCTCCTCAGCTTTATGATCAAGTTCCTCAATATGggattagaattgattttgatattccAGTGACGACGCGGTGTCTTCAATGTCAGGACCAATCCAAAGGCGGTGGTGGAACTTGTGGATTTGATACACAGACTCAGAGTTTCTTGTGTTTATGTAAGGAGGGAAATTTCACTACTCATTGTAATG ATCATGAGAATGCAAGGCACAGTAGGAATGTCCATGTAATTGCAG GGACAGTTACTGCTATTTCAGCTTTTGGAGCACTTGGAATTGGAGGTGGCATTTGGTacttaaagaaaatgaaagctAAAGCACCAGTAACATGTGGGGTTCAAAGCAATGAGAACAGGCTTTTCTAA
- the LOC11439569 gene encoding putative pectate lyase 2 isoform X2, with product MAISTSLLLLSCFLLPIVLSFVNAYSKENYYNTNKPYLNKIDSCWRAKPNWALNRKALADCAIGFGKDSIGGKYGAIYIVTDSSDDPANPKPGTLRYGAIQTKPLWIIFERNMVLTLKNELIMNSYKTIDGRGVKVEIGNGPCITIQGVSHVIIHGISIHDCKPSKAGLVRSTPDHVGRRRGADGDAISIFASSNIWIDHCFLARSTDGLIDIIHASTAITISNNYFTQHDKVMLLGHNDEYTADKIMKVTIVFNRFGSGLIERMPRVRFGYAHVVNNKYDQWQMYAIGGSANPTILSEGNFYNAPNDHTKKQITKRESKGNWKSWKWRSSKDYFSNGAYFIPSGYGSCAPNYTPAQSFVAVPGYMVPAITLNAGPLSCFVGRSC from the exons ATGGCCATTTCAACTTCACTCCTCTTACTTTCATGCTTCTTACTACCAATTGTTCTAAGCTTTGTTAATGCCTATTCCAAAGAGAACTACTATAACACTAACAAACCATACCTCAACAAGATAGATTCTTGTTGGCGCGCCAAACCGAATTGGGCGTTGAATCGAAAAGCCTTAGCTGATTGTGCTATTGGTTTTGGCAAAGATTCAATTGGAGGCAAATATGGTGCAATATATATTGTTACAGATTCCTCCGATGACCCTGCAAATCCAAAACCAGGTACACTTCGTTATGGCGCGATACAAACGAAGCCGCTTTGGATCATTTTCGAAAGGAACATGGTTCTTACTCTAAAGAATGAACTTATTATGAATAGTTACAAGACTATTGATGGTAGAGGAGTTAAAGTTGAGATTGGAAATGGACCTTGTATTACAATACAAGGTGTTAGTCATGTTATTATACATGGAATTAGCATTCATGATTGTAAACCAAGTAAAGCTGGACTTGTTAGAAGTACTCCTGATCATGTCGGCCGTCGTCGAGGTGCCGATGGCGATGCTATTAGTATATTTGCTTCCTCAAATATTTGGATTGATCATTGCTTTTTGGCTCGTTCAACTGATGGACTAATTGATATTATTCATGCCTCAACTGCTATTACCATTTCTAACAATTACTTCACCCAGCATGACAAA GTTATGTTGCTAGGACACAATGATGAATACACTGCAGATAAGATAATGAAAGTAACAATAGTCTTCAATCGGTTTGGCAGTGGGCTAATTGAAAGGATGCCAAG GGTAAGATTTGGTTATGCTCATGTGGTGAACAACAAATATGATCAGTGGCAAATGTATGCTATAGGAGGAAGTGCTAACCCAACCATTTTAAGTGAAGGCAACTTTTATAATGCACCAAATGACCATACTAAAAAACAG ATTACCAAGAGGGAATCAAAGGGAAATTGGAAGAGTTGGAAATGGAGATCTTCAAAGGATTATTTTTCAAATGGTGCTTATTTTATACCATCTGGATATGGAAGTTGTGCACCAAATTATACACCTGCTCAATCTTTTGTGGCTGTTCCAGGTTATATGGTACCTGCTATAACTCTCAATGCAGGTCCATTGAGTTGTTTTGTTGGGAGGTCATGTTAA